Proteins from a single region of Acidovorax sp. NCPPB 3576:
- a CDS encoding efflux RND transporter permease subunit, which translates to MARFFIDRPIFAWVLAIIVMLAGALSIFTLPIAQYPSIAPPAVAITANYPGASAKTLEDTVTQVIEQKMKGLDRLSYMASTSESSGQVTITLTFDNGTDPDTAQVQVQNKLSLATPLLPQEVQQQGVTVTKSATNFLNVLAFTSEDGSMNGSDLSDYVAANVQDAISRVEGVGDTTLFGSQYAMRVWLDPDKLANFGLTPLDVKTAIQAQNAQVSAGQLGALPAAGNQQINATITAQTRMKTAQEFEEILLRTLTNGSQVRLRDVARIELGSENYSTVGRYNGKPAAGLAIKLATGANALDTVRAIDARVDELQKFFPPGMKVQKPYDTTPFVRISIEEVVRTLVEAVLLVFLVMYLFLQNFRATLIPTIAVPVVLLGTFGVLAAFGFTINTLTMFAMVLAIGLLVDDAIVVVENVERVMTEEGLSPKEATRKSMGQITGALVGVALVLAAVFVPMAFFSGSTGVIYRQFSITIVSAMTLSVLVAMVLTPALCATLLKPVPKGHAMATTGFFGGFNRAFDRGNRGYQGIVRHMLGKGWRYMALYAVLLAAVVFGFMKLPVGFLPDEDQGTMFVLVQLPPGAANARTEEVIRQVEKHFLEDQKDAVAGVFSVSGFSFAGSGQNTGFAFVKLKPWDERKGEALSVSGVSQKAGAFFATIRDAQVFAFAPPAVSELGNATGFDLMLQDRANLGHAALMQARNQLLGELSKDPRLVAVRPNGLEDTPEFRLEIDPHKAGALGLSMADINNTFSAAWGSSYVNDFIDKGRVKKVMLQADAPFRMLPEDIDRWYVRNSAGTMVPFTSFAKASWASGSPRLERYNGVPSMEILGMAMPGAASSGEALAIVEAAVAKLPPGIGFEWTGLSRQEKASTGQTGLLYALSILIVFLCLAALYESWAIPFSVILVVPLGVFGALLGAMLTWKMNDVYFQVGLLTTIGLASKNAILIVEFAKELYEGGKGLVESAMEAVRMRLRPILMTSLAFILGVLPLVLGSGAGAGAQHALGTAVIGGMLSGTVLAIFFVPLFFVLIVGLFRRKPAAPNAQAAHAALPHPASEGA; encoded by the coding sequence ATGGCACGCTTTTTCATCGACCGCCCCATCTTCGCGTGGGTCCTGGCCATCATCGTGATGCTGGCCGGCGCCCTCTCGATCTTCACCCTGCCGATCGCGCAGTACCCGAGCATCGCGCCGCCCGCCGTGGCGATCACGGCCAACTACCCCGGCGCCTCCGCCAAGACGCTGGAGGACACCGTCACCCAGGTCATCGAGCAGAAGATGAAGGGGCTGGACCGGCTGAGCTACATGGCCTCGACCAGCGAGTCATCGGGCCAGGTCACCATCACGCTCACGTTCGACAACGGCACCGACCCCGACACCGCCCAGGTGCAGGTGCAGAACAAGCTGTCGCTGGCCACGCCGCTGCTGCCGCAAGAGGTGCAGCAGCAGGGTGTCACGGTCACCAAGTCGGCCACCAACTTCCTGAACGTGCTGGCTTTCACCTCCGAAGACGGCAGCATGAACGGCTCCGACCTGTCCGACTACGTCGCCGCCAACGTGCAGGACGCGATCAGCCGCGTGGAAGGCGTGGGCGACACGACCCTGTTCGGCTCGCAGTACGCGATGCGGGTCTGGCTCGATCCGGACAAGCTGGCCAACTTCGGCCTCACGCCGCTGGACGTGAAGACGGCCATCCAGGCGCAGAACGCGCAGGTCTCGGCCGGCCAGCTGGGTGCGCTGCCCGCGGCCGGCAACCAGCAGATCAACGCCACCATCACTGCGCAAACCCGGATGAAGACGGCGCAGGAGTTCGAGGAGATCCTGCTGCGCACCCTGACCAACGGCTCGCAGGTGCGGCTGCGCGATGTGGCGCGCATCGAACTGGGCAGCGAGAACTACAGCACCGTCGGCCGCTACAACGGCAAGCCGGCCGCGGGCCTGGCGATCAAGCTGGCCACGGGCGCCAATGCCCTCGACACGGTCCGCGCGATTGACGCGCGGGTGGACGAGCTGCAGAAGTTCTTCCCTCCGGGCATGAAGGTGCAAAAGCCCTACGACACCACGCCGTTCGTGCGCATCTCCATTGAGGAGGTGGTGCGGACGCTGGTCGAGGCCGTGCTGCTGGTGTTCCTGGTGATGTACCTGTTCCTGCAGAACTTCCGCGCCACGCTGATCCCCACCATTGCGGTGCCCGTGGTGCTGCTGGGCACCTTCGGCGTGCTCGCGGCCTTCGGTTTCACGATCAACACGCTCACCATGTTCGCGATGGTGCTGGCCATCGGGCTGCTGGTGGACGATGCCATCGTGGTCGTGGAGAACGTCGAGCGGGTGATGACCGAGGAGGGCCTGTCGCCCAAAGAGGCCACGCGCAAGTCGATGGGCCAGATCACCGGGGCGCTTGTCGGCGTGGCCCTGGTGCTGGCCGCGGTGTTCGTGCCCATGGCGTTCTTCAGCGGCTCGACCGGGGTGATCTACCGCCAGTTTTCCATCACCATCGTCTCGGCGATGACGCTGTCGGTGCTGGTGGCGATGGTGCTGACGCCCGCCCTGTGCGCCACCCTGCTCAAGCCGGTGCCCAAGGGCCACGCCATGGCGACGACGGGCTTCTTCGGCGGGTTCAACCGCGCCTTCGACCGCGGCAACCGCGGCTACCAGGGCATCGTGCGGCACATGCTGGGCAAGGGCTGGCGCTACATGGCGCTGTATGCGGTGCTGCTGGCCGCCGTGGTGTTCGGCTTCATGAAGCTGCCCGTAGGCTTTCTGCCCGACGAGGACCAGGGCACGATGTTCGTGCTGGTGCAACTGCCGCCCGGGGCCGCCAACGCGCGCACCGAAGAGGTCATCCGCCAGGTGGAGAAGCATTTTCTGGAAGACCAGAAGGATGCGGTGGCGGGCGTGTTCTCGGTCTCGGGCTTCAGCTTTGCCGGCAGCGGCCAGAACACGGGGTTCGCCTTCGTCAAGCTCAAGCCCTGGGACGAGCGCAAGGGCGAGGCGCTGAGCGTGTCGGGCGTTTCGCAAAAGGCCGGTGCGTTCTTCGCGACGATCCGCGATGCGCAGGTGTTCGCCTTCGCGCCGCCTGCCGTGTCCGAACTGGGCAACGCCACCGGGTTCGACCTGATGCTGCAGGACCGCGCCAACCTCGGCCACGCCGCGCTCATGCAGGCGCGCAACCAGTTGCTGGGCGAGCTGTCCAAGGACCCGCGCCTGGTGGCGGTGCGCCCCAACGGGCTGGAGGACACGCCGGAGTTCCGCCTGGAGATCGATCCGCACAAGGCCGGGGCGCTGGGTCTGTCGATGGCCGACATCAACAACACCTTCTCGGCCGCCTGGGGCAGCAGCTATGTCAACGACTTCATCGACAAGGGGCGCGTGAAGAAGGTGATGCTGCAGGCCGATGCGCCGTTTCGCATGCTGCCCGAGGACATCGACCGCTGGTACGTGCGCAACAGCGCCGGCACGATGGTGCCCTTCACCTCGTTCGCCAAGGCCAGCTGGGCGTCGGGTTCGCCGCGGCTGGAGCGCTACAACGGCGTGCCTTCCATGGAAATCCTGGGCATGGCGATGCCGGGCGCGGCTTCGAGCGGCGAGGCGCTCGCGATCGTCGAGGCAGCGGTGGCCAAGCTGCCGCCCGGCATCGGCTTCGAGTGGACCGGGCTGTCGCGCCAGGAGAAGGCCTCGACCGGCCAGACCGGCCTGCTCTATGCGCTGTCGATCCTGATCGTGTTCCTGTGCCTGGCCGCGCTCTATGAAAGCTGGGCGATCCCGTTCTCGGTGATCCTCGTGGTGCCGCTCGGCGTGTTCGGCGCGCTGCTCGGGGCCATGCTGACGTGGAAGATGAACGACGTGTACTTCCAGGTGGGCCTGCTCACCACCATCGGGCTGGCCTCCAAAAACGCCATCCTGATCGTGGAGTTCGCCAAGGAACTGTACGAGGGCGGCAAAGGCCTGGTCGAGTCGGCCATGGAGGCCGTGCGCATGCGCCTTCGCCCCATCCTGATGACATCGCTGGCCTTCATCCTGGGCGTGCTGCCGCTGGTGCTGGGCAGTGGCGCCGGGGCGGGCGCGCAGCATGCGCTGGGCACGGCCGTGATCGGCGGCATGCTGTCCGGAACCGTCCTGGCGATCTTCTTCGTGCCGCTGTTCTTCGTGCTGATCGTGGGCCTGTTCCGGCGCAAGCCGGCTGCGCCCAATGCCCAGGCCGCGCATGCCGCCTTGCCACACCCTGCTTCGGAAGGTGCCTGA